A segment of the Candida albicans SC5314 chromosome 2, complete sequence genome:
TATACGCATTTCAGAGCTCAGTGCATTTTATATCAGAAAAAATGGTTAATTTGGAATACTTAACAATTCAGTTGCCAAATATTCGATCTTTTGATGAAACAGGAATAATTGCTccaaatttaaaagaaCTAAAAGTAAGATGTGATCAATTGTCAAATCTCGAGGAGTTGCGACAATTCCAAcatttgaaagaattagaatttgGATTTTGTAATTATCCCTTTGGGTTGTTTAATGAAGGATCTTTCCCTGAATTAGAAAAGTTTCGGTGTCGGGAATGTTCTTGTCTGGCTTCAGAAGATTTTGATAACTCATTATTAACCTTCCCtccaaatttgaaaaagtttgaAATAGAAATCTTCCGTTTTCAAAATGTTAATTTTGGTAGTTTGGTTCTTCCATCCACATTAACGCGTTTAAAGCTTAAAAATTTCCCAtttgattatgattatttGGTTGATAGCTTGCAGTATATTGACGTTCATACTGTGAAACTTACACTAAAAAGTGACTTTAGAATTCCTCATATGGCTAAAGAATTTATATTGGCAGCTGAATATTTTAGTATTGATAGTATTGATTTTATGTATCATTTGCCAAGTAATCTTATCCATTTGAGCTTGCATGCCATTGAGCTGGGACAGATGAAGTCTCTTGCCCAAATGGTTAAATGGCCGCCGATGTTGAGAAAATTTACtctaataaattttaatattgatcatttcaaattgaagCAATTGAACTTGAAAGAGTCTAGACTCACAAAGATTCACATTTATCAAGGTAATGTCAAAACATTAGATGCAGGCTTATTTCCCGTTAGTGTGAAAGATCTTTCTTTGACAGAAATGGGGATCCAGCAGTTGCCGGACTCgtttgaaaatttggaaaacttACAGAAGTTGTATTTATggcaaaatcaattgagaGACGTAACATCTGTTAAATTACCTATGGCAACGTTGGAAACTTTAGATCTAAGCATATGTAACCTTCGTTTTATATCTCCATTTTTGGTTTCCATGTTTGaggaaaagaataaaaatgcTAAATTGAGAGTAATCGCTAAAGAGAATGCGAATGTTAGTGTTATAGATATCAGGAGGGCGTTAAAGGCAATCAAAGGACTTTCATTAGATCTCGACgaatttgataaaacgTTGATAGAAATATCCAAGCATTCTTCTCGTTTGGATTGCGAATATAGGTGCTATGATTTTTGCATCGAGGAACCCGAAACAGATGATCTTTATAATGGAAGTGAGTCCGGTTTGGATGAGGAATCTAGTGgaactaaaaagaaaagaagaaatattcAGGAATGATGACTAAATATCTACTTATATACTGCTGCAGCTACTATGCCATTTACTGTTTTTTGATTCGTGTATCGTAGCTGTATTAGTAGAGGTCATTTTAATTAACACGCTGATAACATAAACTcttagatttttttttttcaacaaagtAGTAGTAACTCACAGATAGGAATAATCCGCCCACGCTAGCAATATGTCTTATACGGTGGATGTGGTGTGATCTATAAAGGCATCAAATCATTGGcgaaaacaaagaagaaaccCATCCGAAAATATCCTGGCAACAGTTCAAGTTCACTGTTACTGTTGTAACAAATATGATCTATTAGTTTAAAGTTTGTGAAAATTCACTACACTTGACCCTATTGCTGTTTGTTGACGTACTCTGTTGAATGTATACattataataaaatgaattgaCACAAAGTAAAATCATATTTAAACTCTTTGCTCTTAGCCGAATTACTAAATTTGCGTATAGGTCATACTATAACCCTTCCTACTTTTTAGTTAGCATATAATTAATCTCTCTATGATTCAACTTATTCATTGCATAGAGTAATATAAACACATAAACATATTTCACTTCTATGCTTTCATGCGTTTTCttatatattgaaaaaacttCGAAAACACGTGAAATCTTTTCTAATGTTAGATAGTTTGTAATTAGAAGTGTCTGTATTGCAAATTTTAAAGTTGAATGTTTCACTTGTTAATGTAATTTTTCTTAGCTGTAACACCACGAATGAATAACTTCCAACAAGTACACTCCTTAAATCTAAAATATTAAACTaccttttgttttttaaatttcaaGTTAGAATTGGACAAGTTTACTTACAAATCTTTAACTATTGTATATAATATCTGTATTTGGAGATCAATTAATCGAGTTATCTTAAAATTCCCTTAGGTGCATAATTGCTAATCAAACGACGTGTCAATAGCTGTTCCACTAGTATCAACAAATAAGAATTTCCTAGTATAAATTTAGTAACTTTACAGTTATCTtcttaaaattttttccatGGTCTTTACAGTTAACGAAACtgattttttcatcaagCTAGCAGAACTTCCATCAGAGGTTACTACTTTGATAGTTGGTTTCTTACCAAAATGTATGTTACCAGAGCTATTGTACTTCCCGCCAATTAGAGAGATTGTTGCAGGTATGATATGTTTAGATGTAAATATTATTGCTGAAAGTGAAAGAGACAAAGCTATTGATGAACCATGTATTGAATACTCGAAATGCACTTGCAAACAATTCCAAATCACACTTGATGATTTGAGGAAAGGTATTCGTCAATGCAATATATTTCCGAGATCCATTGATATTAGATAGCGCGGCACAATTGAGAAGTGTCGTGAACACTTTCCCCGAACTTTTAATGGATGCTCTGAgtattaattgttttttcgATGGGAAAGAATTTTGGTCCCGGTACCCTGAAAACTCGTTAAGGCTATTTCTGGGCTGCAAAATTAAGCTTGATTTTTTGagtttatcaaatttttcgAATCCACTCACGATTCCTCCTGTTgttaaaagaattaaattattgaatacTGTATTAACAAGTTATGAAATCCCTGGTGTAAAGAAGATGGATATCAACTTGGCACCTACTGGTGTGGAAGACCAAACATACACCTTTTCTTCTGACTTGAAGGAAttacaaatcaaaactaaaCGGTCGATCAAAGTGAGTTTACCTCCGAACTTATGGAAACTCGTGATAAGTACACATCTGAGTTCAGTGGATTTTGTATCTGAAGAATTGCTTAATCTAAAGGTTTTATCACTTTCGTTGCCAAacattgaattttttcacGAAACTGGAATAGTTGCTCCAAATTTGACAAAGCTAGTCTTGACTAATTGTGGAAATTTGTCCAATTATGATGAATTACGACAATTCCATCATTTAAAACACTTATTGGTTGAAAATTCTAGTTATCCCATAGATTTGTTTAGTGAAGACTCTTTCCCCAAGCTAGACAAATTGGAATACCGTGGATGTTACATGCCAAATTTAGAAGGATCTAGTAACACATTATTAAAGTTTCCTACAAAATTGAAGGagttaaaaattgaaaaggCTGGCTTTGAAAAGGTTGATTTCAGCAATTTGGTACTCCCCACCGGATTACAGATTTTAAATCTTCGCGGTTTATCCTTTAATGATGGATATTTGAGTGATGGTTTACGGAGAGTTTATATCCGTACTTCAAAAGTTACATTGAAAAGCAACTTTAGAATCCCTCATACGgttgaaaattttcttttggaggctaattatttaattttacaTGGTTTGAATTTTATGTGTCATTTGTCAACCAATCTCCAACAGTTACATTTGATTGCTAATGAGCTGGGGAAAATACACCCTACGACTAAAATGGTTGCATGGCCGCTGTCGTTGAATGATTTCGTTTTTCAGAATTTAAACATTGATTATCGAACATTAGAGTTGTTGAACTTGAAAGAATCTAGACTTGAGAAAATCGATATTCAGAAAGGTAATATCAAAACGTTAAATGCGGACTTATTTCCTGCTAGTGTGAAAGATCTTTCTTTGAGGGGAATGGGGATCCAGCAATTGTCGGACTCgtttgaaaatttggaaaatttacaaaagtTATCATTAGCTGGAAATGAATTGAGAGAATTAACTTCTGTTAAATTGCCAATGGCAACATTAGAATTTTTAGATGTTAGACATTGCAACCTTCGTTTTATATCTCcatttttggtttcaatgattgataaaaagaataaaaagg
Coding sequences within it:
- a CDS encoding uncharacterized protein (Protein of unknown function); this encodes MVFTVNETDFFIKLAELPSEVTTLIVGFLPKCMLPELLYFPPIREIVAGMICLDVNIIAESERDKAIDEPCIEYSKCTCKQFQITLDDLRKGIRQCNIFPRSIDIR
- a CDS encoding uncharacterized protein (Protein of unknown function; Hap43-repressed; rat catheter biofilm repressed), with amino-acid sequence MCHLSTNLQQLHLIANESGKIHPTTKMVAWPSSLNDFVFQNLNIDYRTLELLNLKESRLEKIDIQKGNIKTLNADLFPASVKDLSLRGMGIQQLSDSFENLENLQKLSLAGNELRELTSVKLPMATLEFLDVRHCNLRFISPFLVSMIDKKNKKAKLRVEATGNWNVSVVDIRRALKASKGLSLYLSKLDEDLVEISKRSSRLHFNGELLDTYIKKPKTDNFYNGSDSNLDEQSDVGVMKSLSSEQFPVANQQRRNRNRKKQSIDVRTFLP
- the IFA4 gene encoding Ifa4p (Protein of unknown function; oxidative stress-induced via Cap1), which translates into the protein MVIVSFNIDTDLFINLAKLPAEVIALIFSFVPKCMLPELLYCSPIKKVAASAILSYVDVYDAIERHKWSYELGVGYPNCSCRQFRITQENLKQGIRQWKIFPKSIALNNVDQLAIALNDSREFFVDAQLINASFLEIGYHDYEGVFRDFLKSRFKFSCLTLSNHRNPLTLPPIAINVKLSKIKLNSYVIPGVKKLELDVPKNQEERLTFSAELEDLIINSDRSIQVTLPPNLQKLEVYAFQSSVHFISEKMVNLEYLTIQLPNIRSFDETGIIAPNLKELKVRCDQLSNLEELRQFQHLKELEFGFCNYPFGLFNEGSFPELEKFRCRECSCSASEDFDNSLLTFPPNLKKFEIEIFRFQNVNFGSLVLPSTLTRLKLKNFPFDYDYLVDSLQYIDVHTVKLTLKSDFRIPHMAKEFILAAEYFSIDSIDFMYHLPSNLIHLSLHAIESGQMKSLAQMVKWPPMLRKFTLINFNIDHFKLKQLNLKESRLTKIHIYQGNVKTLDAGLFPVSVKDLSLTEMGIQQLPDSFENLENLQKLYLWQNQLRDVTSVKLPMATLETLDLSICNLRFISPFLVSMFEEKNKNAKLRVIAKENANVSVIDIRRALKAIKGLSLDLDEFDKTLIEISKHSSRLDCEYRCYDFCIEEPETDDLYNGSESGLDEESSGTKKKRRNIQE
- a CDS encoding uncharacterized protein (Ortholog of Candida albicans WO-1 : CAWG_04200) — encoded protein: MDASSINCFFDGKEFWSRYPENSLRLFSGCKIKLDFLSLSNFSNPLTIPPVVKRIKLLNTVLTSYEIPGVKKMDINLAPTGVEDQTYTFSSDLKELQIKTKRSIKVSLPPNLWKLVISTHSSSVDFVSEELLNLKVLSLSLPNIEFFHETGIVAPNLTKLVLTNCGNLSNYDELRQFHHLKHLLVENSSYPIDLFSEDSFPKLDKLEYRGCYMPNL